CGATACCTGTCTATCCACTTGAACTCGTCGGACTTTCCTGGTTTGTAACGGAAAAAACCTCCGGCTCCGCCCGAAAGGCTGTGAAGGCGCAACTGAGAGACTACCGGGAAGGCGACCCATGTCCGTTTCTAATTGAAGGGATCTGCAGTGTGCATCCCCTGAGACCGGTATCGTGCAGGCAATTCAATGTATTTGGCAGGCCGTGTGAGGAGGGGGAAGACCCTTTTTATACGAGACGCGGAGACGTGCTCTCACCGCTCAGGAAATACACAGACCGGGCGTTTTATCTCATGCTCCCGTTTTACGGAGTTGACGATGAAGCACGGAGATGGAAGATTATCGAAAGCGGAATGGTGCATCAGGTGGTCAGGCTCCTTCAGGGCTGCAACTGGCAAAGCCTCGCAGAAAAGATGGATGAATATGACAACA
The sequence above is a segment of the Nitrospirota bacterium genome. Coding sequences within it:
- a CDS encoding YkgJ family cysteine cluster protein: MKDKKRTRVKHRSPERIAFPNEEKIQPWLTMLLDAYYIVDKGVDEAIKMEIRKGRKLSCSKGCSHCCKTHQTIPVYPLELVGLSWFVTEKTSGSARKAVKAQLRDYREGDPCPFLIEGICSVHPLRPVSCRQFNVFGRPCEEGEDPFYTRRGDVLSPLRKYTDRAFYLMLPFYGVDDEARRWKIIESGMVHQVVRLLQGCNWQSLAEKMDEYDNMAIK